In Aminobacterium sp. MB27-C1, a single genomic region encodes these proteins:
- the arcC gene encoding carbamate kinase translates to MNKRVLVALGGNAILQPGQRGTAVEQMANIDHTVKQLLDVVEEGYELVLTHGNGPQVGAILIQHEMAKDKIPPMTLDLCGAESQGLIGYMLCQSIRNECAGRGLKKDAVCLVTQVEVDPQDKAFRNPTKPVGPFYAQSEAELRMAERGERWIEDAGRGWRKVVPSPNPKKIVEKDVILALVEQGTLVVASGGGGIPVCRDQQGLLYGVEAVIDKDLAGECLAHDVRADIFVILTDVPNAILYYNTPDQKPLGKVSVEDMERYVEEGHFRAGSMGPKVEAALRFVKNGGERAIIARLDQVIAALKGEAGTQIIRS, encoded by the coding sequence ATGAATAAGAGAGTTCTTGTGGCTTTAGGTGGTAACGCTATTCTACAGCCGGGACAAAGAGGAACAGCTGTCGAACAGATGGCAAATATCGATCATACTGTAAAACAACTTTTGGATGTCGTTGAAGAAGGATATGAATTGGTATTGACTCATGGGAACGGTCCCCAGGTTGGTGCTATTCTCATTCAACATGAAATGGCGAAAGATAAAATTCCGCCTATGACTCTTGATCTCTGTGGGGCCGAAAGTCAAGGGCTTATTGGGTATATGTTGTGCCAAAGCATTAGAAATGAATGTGCTGGTCGAGGATTGAAAAAAGATGCAGTATGCCTTGTAACTCAAGTGGAAGTAGATCCTCAAGATAAAGCCTTCCGTAATCCCACAAAACCTGTGGGGCCATTTTATGCGCAGTCAGAAGCGGAACTTCGTATGGCGGAGCGTGGAGAACGGTGGATTGAAGATGCGGGACGAGGATGGCGTAAGGTTGTTCCTTCTCCCAATCCGAAGAAGATTGTTGAAAAAGACGTTATCCTTGCCCTCGTTGAACAAGGAACACTGGTAGTGGCGTCAGGCGGCGGGGGAATTCCTGTGTGCCGCGATCAGCAGGGGCTTTTATATGGAGTAGAAGCTGTTATTGATAAAGATTTAGCAGGTGAATGCCTAGCTCATGATGTACGGGCCGATATTTTTGTTATATTAACAGATGTTCCCAACGCTATTCTTTATTACAATACGCCCGATCAGAAACCTTTGGGGAAAGTTTCTGTAGAAGATATGGAAAGATACGTGGAAGAGGGACATTTCAGAGCTGGTTCCATGGGGCCTAAGGTTGAGGCAGCGCTGCGTTTTGTCAAGAATGGCGGGGAGCGAGCTATAATAGCCAGACTTGATCAGGTTATAGCAGCATTGAAAGGAGAAGCGGGAACACAGATTATACGTTCTTAA